The nucleotide sequence ACAGTTGAATTTAACAGCTGATCTTTTACATTGAAGTAGGCCTATGTATGGCGTTTCAATTTGTATTCTCATGTGCATAAGTAGCCTACTGTGAAATGCTTTTCTAGCAGTAATAaatatcagtagtactataaaaCATAAATTAAAAAGTCAAGTAAAACAAAAACACAGGAGAAATACAACTGTACCTACTGTAAGTACTGTAATTGCTTTTTTTTGTGGCCTGCCCTACTATGTTTCAGAATTCACGGGTTCTCCATCATATTTAGGTTGGTGGGAAAGTCTATTTTAAAACATTGTCGAATTAAAATGTTCTGCTGACAGGTCCACGAAAATGTACCATTGTTTTCTCGTTCAGAAACTGCCAGTTATTTTCCAGATACAGCATAAATGATTGCTAACACATTAAATAGGGCAGTAGTTTAGGTAAAATATTTCACAGTatgtgtaggctacagtattgctGTGCGATAGGAACGCAACATCATTGCCTCtttaatctcagagcctataccaaggcaggtcATATAAACCCAATAATCTATTGATAAACTAAATATTTGCATGCCGAGGCCTAATGCCAGTAGTTCCAAATTATATAGAAAATAAAGGGtgttattgtcaccataaaaggtgaatggagggtgttattgtcaccataaaaggtgaatggagggtgttattgtcaccataaaaggtgaatggagggtgttattgtcaccataaaaggtgaatggagggtgttattgtcaccataaaaggtgaatggagggtgttattgtcaccataaaaggtgaatggagggtgttattgtcaccataaaaggtgaatggagggtgttttcCAGGCTGAGTTGTAATGCTTGttcacaccagtggaggctggtgggaggagctatagtagGACGAGCTCATTGTAATAGCTGGAATGTaattaatggaacggagtcaaacgtggtttccttGTGTTTTAtacgttccatttattccattccagccactaCAATGAgtctgtcctcctatagctcctcatATTCACCCTCTCCTTCTTAACCTAAACAGAACATAGGCTAGTCGGCGCGCAATCAACAAAAAAATCAGAAGAAGCCTTTGACTCTCCTGAACTGCCACCGtaggcctacacagcacagccattggttaggcagcacaaaAAACATTTTGTTGGTCAGCAAGAGCAGGCTggggctcagggttggaatatccattgcagtgtgtaattttacattttacattttagtcatttagcagacgctcttatccagagcgacttacagtagagtgcatacattttattacatttttacatactgagacaaggatatccctaccggccaaaccctccctaacccggacgacgctatgccaattgtgcgtcgccccacggacctcccggttgcggccggctgcgacagagcctgggcgcgaacccagcccagcctgggcgcgaacccagagactctggtggcgcagctagcactgcgatgcagtgccctagaccactgcgccacccgggagatcgTAATGCGGTCTAGTTTTATTTACCCCATCCCAAcagctatcttagaaatataactttgctctgtgcttctcctAGCATGCACatataggctatggatcatttgattgagaccacactaaatagcctataaGCACACTTGATATTGCGCGCCCATgggagaatcagagatgaggggaggcatcgggcacacatcgatatatagcctagtaagcaactaattctaaaacactgagaaatatagAAATGTCatcaattacaaattacatgaccctcccctggactatatttaaaaaaaaaaatactaaaccctccccttgactgaaattgagAAAGCATGACCCTCCCTCATTTTCCTCCACGTACCCTTACTGTACATTTCAATCTGTCCCTAAACAccccctcccccactctctctcatatctctctctcatatctcatCTACTCTTGTTAGAGTGTCTTCTTGCCTCAGGGGTATCCAGAGAGTGTCAGTGGTGATTACCTGCAGTATCAATTTTGGGATACTCTTCAGGTAGGTCTGTGTGAGAAAGACAGAGGATGTTGTTGTTTTGTGGATATGTGTGCCATTATTTTGAAATGTCAAATTTATTATGTACATTTTAACACTCTGTtgcactccctccctctccctttctctctctctcttacacacacaggCCTTCTCCAGTTCTCTTTCAGGTACTCTTGCCACCCAGGCCTCTTTAAGGGGTGTTGGTGTTGGAAACCAAGAGGCAACAGTTGCTGCTGCAACAATTACCTGGTTATTACGAGGTTAGTGTTAATGACTGTGATAAGACCATTGTCTTCTTTCCTGTTAAGgggttttatttttttttaactatctACATTTTAGATGGCACAGGCATGCTGGGAAGAATCCTATTTGCCTGGCTTAAAGGGTGAGTTTTGATTTGTTTTGTAATCTACTATTAGTAATTTTCAATATTGTTTTTCAAATTTAGTCTTTCTCTGTGTTTTAGGAATAAACTAGACTCTGAGGCCAAAAAATGGAGGTAGGGACGTCAAGCATCAATAAAGTGAGTGTGTTCATTGTGTGTTATGGAATTATTGGGTATGTCAATGCTTGTGCTGTTTTCCTTAGGCTTGTTGCTGATGTTCTCAATGATATCGCCATGTTCATGGAAATACTGGCTCCTAACTTCCCAACATGCTTCACTCTAATTGTGTGCTCTGCTGGAATATTCAAGGTAAACCTGAATACCATATTCTCACTAGCATTGATTTTGCAGATAGCAATCAGCTATTTTGAAGGTTTTACTTGCAATGTTCCTAATATGTGGTTGCTTTACCTACTTTGGTTGAATGCACTGATTGTAATTCActctgaataagagcgtctgttaaatgtaaatgtacactgttcgatatctctctctctctctctctgtgtttgtcagTCCATTGTCGGGGTTGCAGGTGGGGCCACCAGAGCTGCTTTGACTCTTCACCAAGCTCGCAGAGACAACATGGCGGACATCTCTGCCAAAGATGGCAGCCAGGTGCTCCATACATATTTCTCTACTTGATGATACTGTAAGATACTGTAACTAACCCATGGCTTTTACTGTACTGTCTTGTACTGCTGCTTTAAGATGAGGATCTTATTGTAATTCATGTGTTCTTTACAGGAGACTTTAGTGAATCTGGCTGGACTGCTGGTCAGTCTGATCCTTATTCCTCTTGTCACTGACAATCCACTGTGAGTCCTCTATTGCACTGCTTACACTGCCACTGTATGAGATAGGACATGACAGCTCTATATAGCTAACCTATTGGTTATTCGATGGAGATTGATCTGTTTTCCATCCCTTCTCATCTCCTCAGGCTGACATTCGTCCTCTTCTTCCTTTTCACCATCCTCCATCTTTTTGCAAATTACAAAGCAGTGCGTTCGGTTGTCATGGAGACACTCAACGAAGCTCGGCTTGCTATTGTGCTCCACCAATACCTGAGAGATGGACGGGTCCTCGGTCCACTAGAGGCCAATCATAAAGAGCCTGTATTCTTGGGTATTGCTGATATTCAGTGAATAATAAACAATGACATGGCTTGTTGATCATTATGGCTATCAACTATCAATGGCTTTAACATACTTTTCTGCTGTTTATTTTTTTAGAGTTCAGGAGGACAGTGCCAATCAAACTGGGAGTGAGGCTAGGGGAACTTGTTTATACGTAAGTTGGTGTTTGCCTGTTTGGTGTGAAAGTGAAGTGTGCTCAGATTTGGATGTTCATGCTCAATGATATAATTTCTTTCATTTTGTAGATCAGAGGACCTTCATTTGGCCATGAAAAACAACCACAAGCCCTTCCTTATCGGAGTCAAACGTGGTGTGTATAACATCTTTCAGTAATCCCCCACCAACTGCTGTACTCAGTTGTCACGTGGGTTGTTTCTAGATGGATGTACATTACATCATGTCATTTTAATAGATGGTGTATGTCATGTGAGTGTTATTGAATGTGCTATTTCTCTCCCTtaggctctgtgtgtgtttgtttgggaaCAGATGCATCTGTATGTGATGAGATCAGGGCTGTGTGCCAAGCAGTGTGCCTCTGCACGGTGTTACACCCTGTCTCGCCACTAGAGGGGGCACTCAAACAACTCTCAATGTCACACAGCAACAGTGAGCCTTTAATGATCATCTTTACATGACAGTTTAAACCAATGTCTTTGTCAATGCTGTGTTATAACTCTGTTATCCCTTTTTCCTTTCCCTCAAGATCATTGGGAGCTGGTGCATGAGAGTCATAAACTTATGGACCAAATTTTTCAGCCATTCCTCAAAGGTAAGCTCAGTGTAACAAGGTGTGCTCAGTCAGTAGCTGTTTACTCCCACCGTGTATGTTGGGATGTTGTCAGTGGCGTCCGTTCAGCTAAACCTATGGTATGCCCCTCCCCCCAATGAATTGTTTGGAAGTTGAAGCTCATTTGctgcatttctacacagtttAAAAACTataaaatgctatttggagaacagcaaaaaccaATAAAAATGATCCCAGCCATTAATTATCACCTCAATATTGGGTTTAAAGGTCTGTGGAATGGTGTGTAAAATGTCAACCACTACTCAACTTCATAAATTGACTCATTTACTTGTGGAACAGCACATACAGTGACCATGAAATAGATGCATAATACAGGCTATCAggtcttttggtaggccgtcattgtaaataagaatttgttcttaagacttgcctagttaaataaaggttaaataaataaaatacaaataaatgtgaGTATCTGGTGCATAAAACAGCTGGCCACGAATGCAAACTATGCCACATAAATCATAAACATGCATTGAATAAAAGGCCTAGGCCTACACAAAATGACTTACTTAGGCCGACAAGGACACATGACTCGACCAAAGAATGTCCAAAATCACGAAATACAAATGGAAAATCTACACATGCCTTTTAAAAAGAGAGCTAAGGCCCCTTTACATGTCACCTTATCaaaccatagagatagatagaagtTTCATCTTTTATATGTGCCATTGTAGCGTATATGAGCAGCGTCATTGAggcaatctccattttgaagtagtccattttcttcttcacttttggctgatccctcctgatgacccggttggacATGACTCAAACACGGTCACCAGGAGGgctcagccaatgaagttggaagtcccatccagttgactacattaaaatggtggaagccctcatggccctgcccatgctaaaatggccttttggccactagaggcctctatcattctctgtGTCAAACCTATATATTTCCAGTAGTTACATTTTCTCTTATTGCGCTGCATAATGTGTACGCCAAGCTCATTTTATAATTTCTACATTATTCACCAGGGAAGGAAAACATTTAACGAATATTGAGGCATTTttaccctctttctttctacctgtccttgttctgtaatatttgttttgtacctagaactctgggtcttgttgtttctgtctgctcttttatgtttagataaGAATTGCATACTTGCCTTTTATACCTATACACAAttcttgtgtgtgttcaataaaaaaatatttgaacgaaTATTAAGGCATTTTATCAACCAGGTGCCTCAGAGTATTTAAACATTCTATTAACCAACGAGGTGGCTCTGAGAATAtttatgtaaactcagcaaaaaaaagaaacgtccctttttcaggaccctgtctttcaaagataattcataaaaatccaaataacttcacagatct is from Salvelinus namaycush isolate Seneca chromosome 41, SaNama_1.0, whole genome shotgun sequence and encodes:
- the rusf1 gene encoding RUS1 family protein C16orf58 homolog isoform X2, giving the protein MPVVATERYGSLESWKYQLKDGVMEREREGGNGGTTGKNIIGVFKSVFLPQGYPESVSGDYLQYQFWDTLQAFSSSLSGTLATQASLRGVGVGNQEATVAAATITWLLRDGTGMLGRILFAWLKGNKLDSEAKKWRLVADVLNDIAMFMEILAPNFPTCFTLIVCSAGIFKSIVGVAGGATRAALTLHQARRDNMADISAKDGSQETLVNLAGLLVSLILIPLVTDNPLLTFVLFFLFTILHLFANYKAVRSVVMETLNEARLAIVLHQYLRDGRVLGPLEANHKEPVFLEFRRTVPIKLGVRLGELVYTSEDLHLAMKNNHKPFLIGVKRGSVCVCLGTDASVCDEIRAVCQAVCLCTVLHPVSPLEGALKQLSMSHSNNHWELVHESHKLMDQIFQPFLKALEVAGWQTSRTLLDWNEWRVEWKKKSS
- the rusf1 gene encoding RUS1 family protein C16orf58 homolog isoform X1, with the translated sequence MPVVATERYGSLESWKYQLKDGVMEREREGGNGGTTGKNIIGVFKSVFLPQGYPESVSGDYLQYQFWDTLQAFSSSLSGTLATQASLRGVGVGNQEATVAAATITWLLRDGTGMLGRILFAWLKGLSLCFRNKLDSEAKKWRLVADVLNDIAMFMEILAPNFPTCFTLIVCSAGIFKSIVGVAGGATRAALTLHQARRDNMADISAKDGSQETLVNLAGLLVSLILIPLVTDNPLLTFVLFFLFTILHLFANYKAVRSVVMETLNEARLAIVLHQYLRDGRVLGPLEANHKEPVFLEFRRTVPIKLGVRLGELVYTSEDLHLAMKNNHKPFLIGVKRGSVCVCLGTDASVCDEIRAVCQAVCLCTVLHPVSPLEGALKQLSMSHSNNHWELVHESHKLMDQIFQPFLKALEVAGWQTSRTLLDWNEWRVEWKKKSS